A stretch of Bacillota bacterium DNA encodes these proteins:
- a CDS encoding phosphomannomutase/phosphoglucomutase, whose translation MNDLLGWPLEGLPDHVFREYDIRGVVGRELSTPFVYWLGRALGTFYRRHGVGSVS comes from the coding sequence ATGAATGACCTGCTAGGTTGGCCTTTAGAAGGGCTGCCCGACCACGTGTTCCGCGAGTACGACATTCGCGGTGTCGTGGGGCGTGAGCTTTCGACTCCGTTCGTGTACTGGCTCGGAAGGGCGCTCGGAACATTCTACCGGCGTCACGGGGTCGGGTCGGTTTCGC